The following DNA comes from Methanosarcina vacuolata Z-761.
AGGGTATGAGATAGAGTCTAAAGAGGCAAATTTTAATGTTCAGCAATTTCAGGCAACTTAAGCGCTTTAAATCAGTTAAAGAATTCAGGGCAACACAATCCTCTTTCTAAACTTATGATACTTATACATACTCTTCATTTTTTATAAGTATATTGCTAGCATATATAAGAATCCGCGTTTATACTGTTCTATTAAAAGCAATTTATCGTATATTCGGGAATTAGTATTTACTGAGATTGCGGAAATCTTACAAAATGGGACCAGAAAAAATGGAGCCAGAAAAACGAAATCTGAAAATATGAAAACCGAAGAAATACGTTTTAATTTTAACTATTCGCAACTATTCGCAACTACTCGCAACTATTCGCAAACGTATTCTGTATTTCCCTACTGCAGCTGAAGATTGAAGCTCGACTTGTGAAGTTTTAAACAGAGCTACGGCATCAAGGGTGGAAACTCCCCTTTCATAATTATTTCATCCAAACTTATACTGGGAATGTATTTCTCGGGAGAATTATGCCTTAATTAATATATTAATAAAAACCGGAATACTAATTATGTATCTTGGAAATAAATAAAGATAGGATTTTCAATTTAATTTTTCCGGCAGAATTCATACTATTAATTTAAGCCGGTGCTAAAAGATTTATTTGCGCAGCTTTGAGGAGGACTAAAATACGGAGATTGGAGAGAAAAGGGCTATTGGAGCCAGAAATTTTCTTTACCCTATGCCCACTACCCTTGTAGGGGCTCATGTAAACGGAAAGCCGAATTACCTGACAGTCGCTTTTTGCGGAGTCGTACAGGCAAGCCCTCCCATGATCGCGGTGACCCTTGGGAAAATTCACCATACAAATGAAGGAATAAGAGAAAACCAGTGCTTCAGTGTAAATATTCCTTCTCAGGACATGGTGGAAGTTACGGACTACTGCGGCATAGTCTCTGGAAAAAAAACGGATAAATCCGAAATTTTCGAAACCTTCTACGGAAAACTTGAAAAAGCCCCAATGATCCGGGAATGCCCTGTAAATCTCGAGTGCAGGCTTATAGATATTCTGGATCTCAGAGGCGCAAGTGAGGTTTTCATAGGGGAGATTGTTGAAGGTTATGCAGAGGAAAAATATCTCTGTAATGAAATTCCTGATATCGAGAAGATCAAGCCTATAGTTTTTTCCATGTATGATAATAATTACTGGGGAATAGGTGAGCACCTGGGCAAGGCCTGGTCCATCGGGAAAAATTTTGCTGAAGGCGGTAAAGAAAAAAAAGCTGAAAACGATAGATGATATGCTGTAGTAAAACTCCAATACGAGCGAAAGGAAAATAAATCTTATTGCAAGCGTGACCGGAAGAAATAAGTAAAAACGCATAACTGCACAATTAGCCTAATAAAGGTATAGTTAGCCAAATAAATGTATAATTAGCTTAATAACTGTATAATTAGTTTAATAACTGTATAATTAGCTTAATAGCTGTATAATTAGCCTTTCATTAGAAAAGCTATTGGAAATATTCTGTTCAGCTCAAAGGTTTTTCAGCTCAGAGGTTATTTATTCAATGGGAAAGGGGGATTACACATAAAAATAACAGTATTCAGCGGGAGCCATAAGGGCAGGGAAGGAAACACTCTAATTCTGGTAGAGGAATTCCTGAAAGGAGCAGAAGAAGTCGGAGCAGAAACCGAAAACATTTTCCTGATCGAAAAAAGAATTGGATATTGCAGAGGAAAATTCGAGTGCTGGCTCAAAACCCCTGGAAGTTGCACAATCAGGGACGATATGGATGATCTGCTTCCCAAATTTGTAGCTTCAGATATTGCAATATTCGCATGTCCCGTGTATTTCGATAATATTCCGGCTGTTATGAAAAACTTTATAGATAGACTTACTCCTGTGCTTGTGCCTCATTTTGAAGAAGACGAAATGGGAGAGTACAGGCACGCAAAACGCTATGAAAAGCTTCCAAAACTCGCCGTGATATCAAACGCTGGGTTGCCGGGCCAGACTAACTTTGAGGTTGAAAGCCTTTTTTTCAAGCGGCTTGCAAGAACGTTTCACACTGAACTCGTTGCTGAAATTTACAGAGGAGAAGGAGAAATCTTCAGGGGCAAAAACAATATCATGCTAAAACCTCTCTTGGGGAAGTATAAAAAAGCTCTCAGACGCGCAGGAAGAGAACTTGTAGAGAACCAGACACTCTCAGAAAAAACCACAACAGAACTCGAAAAACCAATTGTACCTGAAAGCCTGTACATAAAATTCGGGAACGAAGAATGGGACCGGCTGTGCGAAGAAAATAAGGTTGACTGAACAGTGCTGCAAAGATATGAAGAAATTGCAGACCTATGGATACTAAACTGGATTAAAAACAAGCCTTTTCAAAAAAAGCTTGACCGCAACCCTTTTCAAAAAAGGCTTAACCGCAACCCTTTTCAAAAAAGGCTTGACCGAAAACCATGAGCCAATATTTGGGTTTGATGAACTTATCCCCAAACCCTATCGGCGTGATCACAACCCTTTTCAAAAAAGGCTTGACCGAAAACCATGAGCCAATATTTGGGTTTGATGAACTTATCCCCAAACCCTATCGGCGTGATCAACCGGCGCAACGGTTGCGGGTCAACGGTTGCTAAAAAAGCCTTCTGGCTGTTCTTTCTGGTTATTTATTACTTAGTCTCCAAACTGCCTTCCACAAGGTCTTCCAGACTGTGTTCCATGTAAGGGGCATTGCTCCTGTTGATCAGTTCCTGACAGACTTCTGCCGGATCTCCATCCATTGCAAGGGCTCCGTTATCAATCAATATAGTCCTGTGAGCAACTTCCCGAACAAAGTCCATGTGATGGCTTACAAGCACAATGGTCGTGCCAAAGCGTTCGTTGATTCTTTTTAAAGAGTTTGTGACATCCCTGAGAGTTACAGGGTCAAGGTCTCCGAAGGGTTCATCAAGCATAAGATATTCGGGAGAGGTTGCAAGGCTTAAGGCGATGAAAGCCCTGACATGCTCGCCCCCGCTGATCTGGTAAGGAGTTTTGTCAAGAATTTCCATTGGCAGGTCAAGGGCTTCGAATACCGGCCTTGCATAGGTATCAACATCAGTTATCGGGATCGTCGGGAAGAGGTCAAAATAGATTGTGTCATTCAGATTGAGTTCCCGCAGAGCGGTTTCTTTCTCTTCTTCTGGCATGTCAGGCAGGCGGTATATAGTATCAAGGGTCTCATCCGACAGCCCTATTTCCCTGGCTTTCCTCCTTGCGTGTTCAATTGCACCTTGCTTTTTCATGCTTAACCTGAACCGAATCTGTTCCCTTACCGTGGAATTCACAGACATAGAGAATTCCTGGTTCATAATACTCATGATCCTGCGGAGTTCCATGCGTTTTTCGCTATACCTGGTGACATCTACCCAGTCTCCACTGCAGAGATATTCGACGGTTCCACTCTTTTGCTTTACAAGCCCTTCCATGAGTTTCATAAGGGTTGTTTTTCCAGCTCCCGAGGACCCGATAAAAGCCAGAATTTCTCCTCTGTAAACATCGAGAGAAAAATCTTTGATATTCAGGACTTCTCCCATCCTGATGATGGAATAACGTTTTGAAATGTCCTTAACTTTAATGCAGACCTCTTTCTTCTCGGGTTCCACAAGCTTTTCCTTTGGCTTCATATCCCTGAGGAAATTTTTAAGTACCAGAGAAGGTTCTCCTTCGGCTGCAATTTTCCCGTTTTCAAGGAAAATCAACCTGTCGGCAAGATAAGCGTGAATTTCCGGAAGGTGAGAAACTACTATAATTGGGATGTTCAACTTCTTTTTCAGGCTTTTTATTACATCAAGAACTTCCTGCTTTGTATCCGGCCCGGTCATTGTAACAGGTTCATCGAGAAGAAGGAGTCTCGGCTTTGCGGCAAGCTGCCTTGCCATTACAACTCTCTGTTTTTCTCCCCCGCTCAGAAGATTGGTGGAATGAAGCGCCTTATCCTCCAGGCCCACCAGTTTTAGATACTCCATTGCTTCTTTAAACAGCTCGTCGTAATCAGTATCTACACTATGCGGGAGATATTCATTCCGTGGAAGGGATTCATACCCCACTCGGAGGTAGTTCAGCTTTCTTATAACATTTTCAATCGCAGGCCCGTTCCAGAGCCCGAAGTTTCGCTGTAGGTGTATTGCGGTTACGCTCTTCAGAAATTTTTCCCCTTCAATCCCTGAAGCAGGCGTTATAATTTCTCCATCTACTTCCACAGTTCCCTCCTGAAAGGGCTCAACTCCTCGGACGATGCGCAACAATGTCGACTTTCCGCTTCCGCTTCGACCTGTTATCCCAAGGATTTCTCCATCCTCCACCGTGAAGTCGATATGGTCCAGCACTCTTATCTTTTCGGAACGTACCTCATAATCTTTAACCAGGTTGGAAACTCTGAGCATAATCATACCTTTTAGTGTTAATCGTGTAAGTTAATGCCTGACCCGAAATATATTCTGCAATTCTGCCAATTGCGCGTGATAACTTATCTTTATCACTGCAATTTTCGGATGCTTTTGCGCCAGTATAATTTATACTAAAATAGGAGTCAAATATTACCTTATAACTATTTATTACAATCGGCTGCTGTAATTCAACACGAACAGTCTTAAAAACTAAGTAGGAAAACTCAAAACTTTCTGAGACATACCACACATCAATTTAAAGCTAAAACCTTAGAGCTAAAACCTGCGCTCCTAAGAAAAGTACCCTGAAAAAAGAAGTAATTTAGAAGAGTAGTAGAACTAAATAAGTCTTAAATAATCTTAGACAAGATTTAATAATCATATATATAATTTAATAATCTTAAATAAGTTCTATAAGTCTTAAATAAGTTCTATTATACTTAAAAGCAGGCAGCATATCCTGAATCATTTTTTCAGGGTTCATCTTTTTATTGCTGATACAAGCTCAGCCACTTTTACAGTAACATCCCTTACTTCTTCAAGAACGGTGCCGGTAACTATCATATCCGCACCTGCCAATGCACAGAGTTTTGCAGCCTCTGCGTCTCTAATCCCACCGCCAACAATGAGTTTGTTTTCCCCTAGAACTTGCTTGACAGCTCCTATCATCTCAGGGTTGATGGGCTTGTCAGCTCCGGACCCGGCTTCAAGGTAGGTATAATGCATGCCAAGGTATTTGCCTGCAAGGGCATATACTGCGGCAAGTTCAGGTTTCTTTCTGGGGATCAGTTTTGCGTCCCCTACCCAACCAACAGTCCCTCCGGGTTCAACTATGAGGTATGCCATGGAGATAGGTTCTATCTGACTCTGGTATACAAGCGGAGCTCCCAGAACCTGGTTTGTGATCACATACCCTAGATCTCTCGAGTTCAGAAGACTCATGAAAAATACGGCATCTGCATACCTGCTAAGCCCGGCTGAACTTCCCGGGAAAAGAATGGTTGGGACATCTACCTTTTCTTTTATCTTTATGACGGTTTCATCAAGCAGGGTTCCCGACGCTCCGGTTGAGCCCCCTATCATAATGGCATCAGTGCCCCCCTTGACTGCTGCAAGGGCGATTTCAGCGGCTCGTTCAGGTGTTTGGGAAGCGGGATCGATAAGGGTAAGATGAACTTTTCCTTCCTGATCAATGATTTTCTGAAGGTGTGCTTCCACCTGCAAAAAAGATCATGCTCCCTTGGATTCCTTGGATTTTACCCGAAGAGCACTGTAGCCGCATTTTCTGCAGCGGGTTGCCCTTATTGCATTCCTTGCATTGCATCGCATGCAAATTTTTTTATTTAATAATCTTTCTTCTGCTTCTGGAAAACGACCCATTTTTGTCACCTGCTATTATTTTTCAATATTGATAAGGTATATAGCCCGCTTAATGGATGTTAAGGAATATAACGTTTTTCATCAAAAAAGCCCGTCTTTTATTGAGTTTGCAAGCTTCCTTTCTTTTATTTTTAGAATAACCATCGTTTTTCTTATTCTGCGAACTCAAAGCTTATTTATTGCTTACGTTGTTTATTCTCTGCCCTGTGGCTTAACCAGGCTGAAGCTGTAATTAAGTTGACATTGGACTGTGTCAAAGTTAACATTGAAATTATATAACGATGATAATTAGTTACAGATAAAATCGGCATTTAATGCTAAAATCAGTATTTAAAGCTAAAATCGGTATTTAATGTTAAAATCGATATTTAAAGCTGAAATCGATATTTAAAGCTAAAATCGGCATTTAAAGCTAAAATCGGTATTTAAAGCTAAAATCGGTATTTAAAGCTAAAACCCTCAGGTTTTAAGTATAACTCCATGTTTAATTTAACCTTTTAGGGTCTATTTAATTTCTTTGTCTTATAAATGGTGATTTATGTGTTGATTCATCCTATAGACTATCGGTATGGTACAGCAGAAATGAAACATGTGTGGAGCCAAAAAAATAGACTTAATAAGCTCCTTCAAGTCGAAGCGGCCCTTGCCCGCGCCGAAGCGGATATGGGTTTGATCCCTGCAGATTCGGCTGAGATTATATCTGAAAGTATCTCTTCCGTAAAAGCTGAAAGGGTTGACGAAATTGAAGCCGAAATTCATCATGACATGATGGCTGTGGTCACTGCGATTTCTGAACAGTGTAGAGATGATGCTGGAAAATGGGTACATTTCGGAGCAACTTCAAACGATATTCTAGATACGGCAACAGCTCTCCAGATTAAGGATGCAATCGACCTTATGGAAGATAAACTCAAAACTTTTCTCGGAGTTCTGCTTGACAAGGCCGAAGCCCACAAGAATACGGTCTGCTGCGGAAGAACCCACGGACAGATAGGGGTTCCGACAACATACGGCCTGCGTTTTGCCATATGGGCTTCGGAGATTTCAAGGCATCTGGACCGTCTCCATCAACTCACTCCAAGAGCAACTGTAGGGCAGATGACAGGAGCAGTAGGGACCCAGGCTGCGTTTGGAAAAGCCGGAATTCTTATCCAGAAACTTACAATGCAGCACCTTGGAATTGGCGCTGTTGATGTTTCCAACCAGATAATTCAGAGGGATAGGCACGCTGAATTTGTAATGTGGATGGCAAACACGGTCACGACTCTGGATAAGATAGGTATAGAAATAAGGACCCTCCAGCGCAGTGAAATTGCCGAGATTGAGGAAAGTTTTGGAAAAAAACAGGTCGGCTCATCTACTATGCCCCATAAACGCAATCCCATAAAGTCCGAGCAGATATGCGGACTTGCAAGAATTGTAAGGGCCATGGTTGAACCCGAACTCCTTAATAATACCCTGTGGGATGAAAGGGATCTGACCAATTCTTCTTCCGAGCGGGTAGTTTTCCCTGAAGCCTGTGTGCTTACAGACCATATCCTCAAACTAGGGATAAACGTAATTGAACACCTGAGATTCTATCCTGAAAATATCCGGAGGAATCTGGAACTGCTAAGAGGCCTTAATATGGGAGAGGCCGTAATGATTGAGCTTGCAAAAAGAGGAGTAGGCAGGCAGGAAGCCCATGAGCTTGTGCGGACTGCAGCGATGAAAGCCCACGATACGGGACAGCACTTCAAAACTGTGCTTCTGGAAACTCCTGATATTGCAAGATATTTGACTGCTACAGACATAGAGAATCTGGTAAATCCTGATAAATATATAGGAACTGCAGTGGAACAGGTTGAAGTACTTGTCGCGAAACTTCGTGAGGCTTATTCCCTCTAACGTACTTTTTCTAACCTTTTTTAATTTTTTCTCTAACCTTTTTAAGGTTTCCTCTAACCTTTTTTAAGGTTTTCTCTAATCTTTTTTAAGGTTTCCTCTAACCTTTTTAACTTTGTAATTATTTAAACAAGTGAACGATATTGTTTTCTCTAGCCAGCGTGATCTCTTTTTATTTCGTAACTATTCAGGTAGCCTTGTTAAGGCTACACAATTTTTCCTCGTTCCGAGGAAAAATTGGATATAAAATGAACCATTTTCTTCCTTGATGAAACGTGAAGAGATTCTTGCTTTGTGTGCTTCAAACCCTGAAGTTATTGCTTATATTATAAGTCTTGAATCTCAAATTAAAGACCTCACTGAAAGATTGCAAGTTTTAGAATTTCGCTTAAATCAAAACAGCCGAAACAGCAGTAAACCTCCTTCTAGTGACTATATTTCCAAAGGAAAACCTAATCCAAAGAGTCTCCGTAAACAGAGTGGCAAGAAACCTGGAGGTCAAGAAGGTCATCCCGGGACAACTCTCGAAATGGTTGATAATCCTGATTAGGTAATAGAGCATTCTTTGAACTGTTGCGAAGAATGTGGACATAATCTTAATAATGTTGAAGTTAAAGCTTATGAGAAAAGACAGGTTTTTGATATTCCCCCTGTAAATCTTATTGTTACAGAACATCAAAGTCAGATTAAGATCTGTCCTTGCTGTGGAAGGTTAAATAAAGCTGAATTTCCAGAATCAGTAAATTCCCCAGTTCAATATGGTCCTAATATCGTAGCTTCAGCAATTTACTTTAAAAATCACCATTTCATTCCTTATAAAAGGATTTCTGAATTGTTTCATGATGTAATGGGATAAAATCAGTTCTGCTACCATTATTGAAGCAGAAAGAGAATGTTTCCAGAACCTTGAAGAATTTGAAAACGTAATTCGAGAAAAGTTACTCTCTTCTCCTGTTATCCATTGTGATGAAACTGGAATGAAAGTTCACGGAAAAAGACATTGGCTTCATGTAGCTTCTACTGACAAATACACTTGTTATTTTGCTCATCCGAAAAGAGGATCAGAAGCTATTGATGCTATGGGAATTCTTCCAGAGTTTAAAGGGGTAGCAGTTCATGATGGATGGAAACCTTACAACGGTTATAATTGTGATCATGCTCTTTGCAATGCTCATCTCCAAAGAGAACTTATTGGAATTGAGGAGAGTTATAAACAGCAATGGGCTAAAGATATGAATGAGCTGTTATCTGAAATGAAAAAGTATACTGATGAGTGCAAAGAGCAGGTCAAAGATCTGGATTTTGAACAAGTTAAGGCATTAGAAAAAAGGTTCGATACTGTAGTCGCGAAAGGAATTGAAGAAAATCCACCTTCTCTAAATCCTGAAAGACAAGGAAAACGTGGTATGTATCCAAAAACCAAAGCAAGGAATCTGCTTGATAGGTTTATAGAACATAAAGAAAAGATTCTGAGATTCCTGAAAGACTTGAAAGTTCCGTTTGAGAATAATCAAGCAGAAAGAGATGTCAGGATGATGAAACTACAGCAGAAAATATCAGGAACTTTCAGAACTACACGGGGAGCGGAAGCTTTCTGCAGAATTAGAGCATATATTTCCACAATAAGAAAGAATGGTTTACCTGTTTTAGAGGGTATTCTCGCGGCGCTCAAAGGAGCGCCGCTAGCTATACCCTGAATAGTTACTTTATTTCTTATAATTTCCTTGAAAATCTGCATAAGCTACTTATTGCCCTATATTTTTAGATATCATTGAGGATTTAGAAGCCGCCTGACCAGAGATCCTGAGCCATTTTATTCCTGCAGATTCTGTTTGAAAACCTCAAGATTTTCCCAGTTAAATTTTTCCGGAGGGCAGGCTCGGATACATTTCTGGCAATGGGCACCTTCACAGAGGTCAGTGCTTATCATAACCCTGTTTTCGTCGTCAATTGATATGGCGCCAGTTGGGCAGACTTTAATACACTTTTTGCACTCGGGGCAATCGACAACCATCGTCATGTAGGTTCCGACTCTTTCAAGTACATGAAGTCCTTCTTCTCCAAGAACTGGAATATCTCTCTCCACACGTTTATCAATAATGGGATTCTGTATCGGGTCTCCCAGACCTGGAAGCTCTTTCTTTTTGAGATATTTCTTGAACATTTTAAAGGGCATGCCTTCCTCCCAGTATGCAAGTTCAAGAACATATACGTCCCGGAATTCCGGAGAAGTCGCAAACATTATATGTGTACCTATTATCTGACTTGCAATATCCTGCAGCTCCCATAACCTCTTTTCCGACAGCAAAATTTCACGGGCTACTGCAAGTGAAGTGTTTCCAAGCTGGGAGATCTTTCCTGTTGCGTACGGGATCAAACCGATTTTCTGGGCTTTTGCCGCATCCATATATGTACCGGCAGCACCTGCCATATAAGCCGCATCGATGTCTGCCATTTCGATACCTGCGGTGGAACAGAGAGTAATATGCCCTGCACGAATTGCGCCTATAGCTTTTCCGGCTTCCTTCAGGTCTTTTTCAGAGAAAGTCATCCGGTTTTGCAGATGAATAAGCCCGTCTGGAGTGTTAATCTTTGGGAGCTCTATAAGGCCACGTTCGATTCCTTTTTCTATCAGAGCTATGACCCCAGTACCTGTGATTCCTTTGGCTTTGATCTGACCTTCCTCAAGGATTTCCCCGGTTGCCGGATTTATTACATCTCCGGGAACTGGTTTCATTTCTTCACTCAGAACGTAGTTCCTTAATCCCCCATTCTCGAATTCAAAATCTGATATAACGTACGGAGACGCAAGGTTTCCATGCCTTATCTGCTGTCCTTCAAGGGCAGGGCCAGCAGCTGCCGATCCCGTATAAATAATATCCTTCACTTTGAGGGCCATCTCTGCATTTGTTCCGTAGTCCGTGGCAATTGAAATTTCGTCGCTGTCGAGCATTCCGGATTTTATAATCAGAGCAAGGGCATCGGCCCCAACTTCATGTTTTATTGCAGGAGGAACTACGATCTCACAGTCATACTCATCAAACTCGGGAATTTCGCTGCTATGTACGATTCTCGCGCTTCTGTCCTGCTCCTGTATATTGTACTTCTTTTTCTTCCGCTCTCCTGCATAAGCCAGATCTTCAATGCTTATCCCCTGAAAGATAGATAGCTGAATTGGGTTCCCACATATTGAAAGTCTTTCAAGTTCTTCGTTTTTCACATCAAGAGCCTGGAATATGTTCTTTACTGCATTTATAGAAAGTCCATGTGCGAGATCCTGGCCATAGTGAATTGCGAAATCCATATGATCCATCACATTAGCTCCAGGAAGAGGATTCCTCAAAGTTATCACTGTTCTTCGGATCTCTTCTGTATCAAGATCGATTTTTTGAGCTCGATACCCACTTGTTCCAAGGTCAATTGCAACTCCACATCTCATAGAGATTCCCCAAATTCTCCCCATTTCACCGGTACTTTGGTGTATTATATAGCTGTTTCAGATTTATTTATACATTATTTTGAAAAATAACGTATAAATAAATAGGGTGATTTATTTCTTAATACATATCTTAAGCCCCTCTGAATCTATTATGACTTACGCAGTTGAACTGAAGAATCAACAGCATCAGACAGTCAACTGCCTAAAACATAACTTTAATTTACAATCTTTGTTGTAATTGATTTTGTTCCTCACGTGCGTAATTCCTATCTATCTTAATACTTTTCTAAGCCGTTTAAAAAATAGTCTAACTTAATAGTCCCGTTCTCATTGCTCTTTTCTTTTAAGGCCAATTGAACATTCACGTCCCATAATGAAAAACAGACATCGGGAGGGATATGAATGGCATATCTTTATATATTACAAGTGACTTTGTATAGCTGATGAGCTAGTCCGGGTAGCCCGGCGTTACCTGTAACCCGAAATCGCCGATACGCGGGGGACGAAGCCAATGGAAGATGCGTCGAAGAGACTCCAGCCTGGAATCTCAACGGAGAAGCCCCGTCCTGCTGGGATGGTGCAGGTATGCGGGTTTGCTGGAGAGCAGGTCTTCATACCCTAACTGCAGAAACCGGTCGAGGCCCGGAAGGGAGCAGACTTACTGTGGGCAACTATCGCTTGCGGGGCTGCGGGGTGGAGAAGAGGTTCCAGTCTCCTGGTATCTCCAAGATTCAACGACCTGAGGTGTGCTCATCGCTTTACACAAAATGATTCAGAATAGATCAGGTGATTCAGTTTTATAGCATAACTATTATTGAATAGTTTCTGTGAAACCCTTTCCCTGGAAAAGATTAAATACATAAAATGCGTTTAAGGGGACGCGCTTCTTGAAGTCCTTTGTGACGAGATAGCCAAGCCCGGTATGGCGCGGGATTGCTAATCCCGTGATGTTCTGCATCCCGGGGGTTCGAGTCCCCCTCTCGTCGTTCTTTTTAATTTTTTATGAGTTTAGTTTTTTATGAATTTAGTTTTTTATGAATTTAGTTTTTTATGAATTTAGTTTTTTATGAATTTAGTTTTTTATGAATTTAGTTTTTTATGAATTTAGTTTTTTACGAATTTAGTTTTTTATGAGTTTAATTTTTTATGAGTCTCGTTTTTGGATGTTCACAAAAAGCCTATATAGATTACGTAACAGCCCAAGCTTCAAAGGAAATTACCACCAGGATTGAGCAGAACACTCAAGAACTTCTTTAATCACAGTACTCAACACTATGGAATTTCGAAAACAAAACCAAATAAGATTTTTTGGCTGAATGGACTTTTTCTCCTGCCAATTTCCTGTGTCTTTCAGTTTTTTGCTTTAGTTTATTCTTTGTTTTGACCTATTATTTTTAAGAATTTTGCACCAGATGTTCATGTCTTCAAATCCATTTCCAATCTTGCAGTTGTTAACTAGCCTACCTGTGTAAGCATAGCCAAGAGAAGCAAAAGCTGCGTTTATTCCTGGAGATAAAGCCCTACAGAGAGTATAAGAGCTCCTGAAACCTCTTTTTGAAAGTTCTATTTCCAGGGCTTTGATGAGCTCTTTTATCAATCCTTTTCCCCTCTCGGAAGGAATTGTCAGACAGTCGGTTATTTCGGCACACTTATTTGTTGGATCCATTTCTGCCGAAGCAAGGCTCAAGATTGTTCCTTGCTTTTCCGCAAGGAAATAGAGAACATTAGAGTCCATAGTTTTTAGAAGATAACTTTTCATGTGCAAAGGAGTGGGATAAAACTTAAACTCCTGCCTGTAAAGAGTTGCCATTGCTGAGGCATCAGCCTGGACCGCAGACTTGAGCCTGTACTCTTCTGGAAGCCCGATATTCTCTGTTTGTTTTCTTATGCTCTCATTTTTTTGGGGATCATCCGGTTTTTTCAGTTTTCTCCCGGCAATTATTACTTTTCTGAGACAGTTTTCAATTATCCGGTCTTCTTTCCCTTTATTAGGAGAAACTCCTCTGGAAGTTTCGGGGTAACTTGAGAAAACATGGCAGTCTTTTCCTGCATAGTACCCATTAATGGTTCCTTCCTCTACATACCCACAGGTTTCAAGCTCTTTTATGTTTTCCAGAGGCGCATATACAATTATCTTCCCAATTTTTTCTACTTTGGCAACGATTTTGAGAATTCCTGAAATGTTCTCAAAAATCCCGATAAGATTCATAACTTTTATTCTGCTGTTGTAGTAATCAATTACAAGCTCAGCTTTTGATTCATCGACCTCCAGATTTATCTTTTTCCAGTATCCCGCCAGTTCTTCTTTAATTTCAAGAATAAAGGGAAGGTTTTTTTCCATATTTGTTCCTCCTTACGTTTTTAAAGTTTTTTTACTTGAGGAGATTTTCCTGGTTTATTTCCTTCACTCTTTTCTTTAGAAACGATTTTTTCTTTCGAGGCTTTCGGGCTCGAGAGCGATGATGTCATTTTCTTCGTCATATAGTTTTGCAATGCCTGTGTCACTTTTAAGCCCTGGATACTTATCGCAGATCAAACAGGATTGCTGGCACTCCCAGGAATAAGCTTCAGGTTCTGGGTACATA
Coding sequences within:
- a CDS encoding 50S ribosomal protein L40e → MGRFPEAEERLLNKKICMRCNARNAIRATRCRKCGYSALRVKSKESKGA
- the purB gene encoding adenylosuccinate lyase; translation: MLIHPIDYRYGTAEMKHVWSQKNRLNKLLQVEAALARAEADMGLIPADSAEIISESISSVKAERVDEIEAEIHHDMMAVVTAISEQCRDDAGKWVHFGATSNDILDTATALQIKDAIDLMEDKLKTFLGVLLDKAEAHKNTVCCGRTHGQIGVPTTYGLRFAIWASEISRHLDRLHQLTPRATVGQMTGAVGTQAAFGKAGILIQKLTMQHLGIGAVDVSNQIIQRDRHAEFVMWMANTVTTLDKIGIEIRTLQRSEIAEIEESFGKKQVGSSTMPHKRNPIKSEQICGLARIVRAMVEPELLNNTLWDERDLTNSSSERVVFPEACVLTDHILKLGINVIEHLRFYPENIRRNLELLRGLNMGEAVMIELAKRGVGRQEAHELVRTAAMKAHDTGQHFKTVLLETPDIARYLTATDIENLVNPDKYIGTAVEQVEVLVAKLREAYSL
- a CDS encoding geranylgeranylglyceryl/heptaprenylglyceryl phosphate synthase, producing the protein MQVEAHLQKIIDQEGKVHLTLIDPASQTPERAAEIALAAVKGGTDAIMIGGSTGASGTLLDETVIKIKEKVDVPTILFPGSSAGLSRYADAVFFMSLLNSRDLGYVITNQVLGAPLVYQSQIEPISMAYLIVEPGGTVGWVGDAKLIPRKKPELAAVYALAGKYLGMHYTYLEAGSGADKPINPEMIGAVKQVLGENKLIVGGGIRDAEAAKLCALAGADMIVTGTVLEEVRDVTVKVAELVSAIKR
- a CDS encoding flavodoxin family protein; translated protein: MTVFSGSHKGREGNTLILVEEFLKGAEEVGAETENIFLIEKRIGYCRGKFECWLKTPGSCTIRDDMDDLLPKFVASDIAIFACPVYFDNIPAVMKNFIDRLTPVLVPHFEEDEMGEYRHAKRYEKLPKLAVISNAGLPGQTNFEVESLFFKRLARTFHTELVAEIYRGEGEIFRGKNNIMLKPLLGKYKKALRRAGRELVENQTLSEKTTTELEKPIVPESLYIKFGNEEWDRLCEENKVD
- a CDS encoding flavin reductase family protein, coding for MPTTLVGAHVNGKPNYLTVAFCGVVQASPPMIAVTLGKIHHTNEGIRENQCFSVNIPSQDMVEVTDYCGIVSGKKTDKSEIFETFYGKLEKAPMIRECPVNLECRLIDILDLRGASEVFIGEIVEGYAEEKYLCNEIPDIEKIKPIVFSMYDNNYWGIGEHLGKAWSIGKNFAEGGKEKKAENDR
- a CDS encoding ABC transporter ATP-binding protein, giving the protein MLRVSNLVKDYEVRSEKIRVLDHIDFTVEDGEILGITGRSGSGKSTLLRIVRGVEPFQEGTVEVDGEIITPASGIEGEKFLKSVTAIHLQRNFGLWNGPAIENVIRKLNYLRVGYESLPRNEYLPHSVDTDYDELFKEAMEYLKLVGLEDKALHSTNLLSGGEKQRVVMARQLAAKPRLLLLDEPVTMTGPDTKQEVLDVIKSLKKKLNIPIIVVSHLPEIHAYLADRLIFLENGKIAAEGEPSLVLKNFLRDMKPKEKLVEPEKKEVCIKVKDISKRYSIIRMGEVLNIKDFSLDVYRGEILAFIGSSGAGKTTLMKLMEGLVKQKSGTVEYLCSGDWVDVTRYSEKRMELRRIMSIMNQEFSMSVNSTVREQIRFRLSMKKQGAIEHARRKAREIGLSDETLDTIYRLPDMPEEEKETALRELNLNDTIYFDLFPTIPITDVDTYARPVFEALDLPMEILDKTPYQISGGEHVRAFIALSLATSPEYLMLDEPFGDLDPVTLRDVTNSLKRINERFGTTIVLVSHHMDFVREVAHRTILIDNGALAMDGDPAEVCQELINRSNAPYMEHSLEDLVEGSLETK